A window from Pongo abelii isolate AG06213 chromosome 6, NHGRI_mPonAbe1-v2.0_pri, whole genome shotgun sequence encodes these proteins:
- the PPP1R35 gene encoding protein phosphatase 1 regulatory subunit 35 isoform X2, giving the protein MMGCGESELESADGEEAAAVPGPPPEPQVPELRAPVPEPGLDLSLSPRPDSPQPRHGSPGRRKGRAERRGAARQRRQVRFRLTPPSPVRSEPQPAVPQELEMPVLQSSLALGLELRAAAESHFDAAKAVEEQLRKSFQIRCGLEESVSEGATWAGARHDHLV; this is encoded by the exons ATGATGGGTTGTGGGGAGTCAGAGCTGGAGTCGGCGGACGGGGAAGAAGCCGCGGCGGTCCCGGGGCCACCCCCGGAGCCCCAAGTCCCGGAACTCCGAGCCCCAGTGCCCGAGCCCGGCCTGGACTTGAGCCTGAGCCCGCGGCCCGACAGCCCTCAGCCGCGGCACGGCAGTCCCGGGCGGCGGAAGGGGCGGGCGGAGCGGCGGGGCGCGGCTCGGCAGCGGCGGCAG GTCCGCTTCCGCCTGACACCGCCCTCCCCGGTGCGGTCCGAGCCGCAGCCTGCGGTGCCGCAGGAGCTGGAGATGCCCGTGCTGCAGAGTAGCCTGGCCTTGGGCCTGGAGCTGCGGGCCGCAGCCGAGAGCCACTTTGATGCTGCGAAGGCCGTGGAGGAACAGCTGAGAAAGTCGTTCCAGATCCGCTGCGGCCTGGAGGAGAGCGTGTCCGAGG gagCCACCTGGGCCGGGGCCAGACATGACCATCTTGTGTGA
- the MEPCE gene encoding 7SK snRNA methylphosphate capping enzyme has product MIEMAAEKEPFLVPAPPPPLKDESGGGGGPTVPPHQEAASGELRGGTERGPGPCAPSAGSPAAGVGRESPGAAATSPGGPQAQQHRGGGPQAQSHGEARLSDPPGRAAPPDVGEERRGGGGTELGPPPPRPRNGYQPHRPPGGGGGKRRNSCNVGGGGGGFKHPAFKRRRRVNSDCDSVLPSNFLLGGNIFDPLNLNSLLDEEVSRALNAETPKSSPLPAKGRDPVEILIPKDITDPLSLNTCTDEGHVVLASPLKTGRKRHRHRGQHHQQQQAAGGSESHPVPATAPLTPSLHGEGASQQPRHRGQNRDAPQPYELNTAINCRDEVVSPLPSALQGPSGSLSAPPAASVISAPPSSSSRHRKRRRTSSKSEAGARGGGQGSKEKGRGSWGGRHHHHHPLPAAGFKKQQRKFQYGNYCKYYGYRNPSCEDGRLRVLKPEWFRGRDVLDLGCNVGHLTLSIACKWGPSRMVGLDIDSRLIHSARQNIRHYLSEELRLPPQTLEGDPGAEGEEGTTTVRKRSCFPASLTASRGPIAAPQVPLDGADTSVFPNNVVFVTGNYVLDRDDLVEAQTPEYDVVLCLSLTKWVHLNWGDEGLKRMFRRIYRHLRPGGILVLEPQPWSSYGKRKTLTETIYKNYYRIQLKPEQFTSYLTSPDVGFSSYELVATPHNTSKGFQRPVYLFHKARSPSH; this is encoded by the exons ATGATCGAGATGGCGGCGGAGAAGGAGCCGTTTCTGGTGccggccccgccgccgccgctcaAAGATGAGTCGGGCGGAGGGGGCGGCCCCACGGTGCCACCGCACCAAGAGGCCGCCTCTGGGGAGCTCCGCGGCGGGACGGAGCGTGGTCCGGGTCCTTGCGCGCCATCTGCGGGGTCCCCGGCCGCTGGGGTCGGTCGGGAGAGCCCCGGGGCCGCGGCCACCTCCCCCGGTGGTCCCCAGGCGCAGCAGCACCGAGGGGGCGGCCCCCAGGCGCAGTCGCACGGGGAGGCCCGCCTGTCGGATCCCCCGGGGCGAGCCGCTCCCCCGGACGTGGGGGAGGAGCGCCGGGGAGGGGGCGGGACAGAGCtgggtcctcctcctcctcgaCCCCGCAATGGCTATCAGCCCCACCGGCCACCTGGGGGGGGCGGGGGCAAGAGGAGAAATAGCTGTAATgtagggggaggtgggggaggcttCAAACATCCGGCCTTCAAGAGGCGCAGGCGGGTGAATTCGGACTGTGACTCTGTGTTACCCTCCAACTTCCTGCTGGGGGGCAATATCTTTGATCCCCTGAACCTGAATAGCCTCCTGGATGAGGAAGTGAGCCGCGCCCTCAACGCGGAGACCCCTAAGTCATCCCCCCTTCCGGCCAAAGGGCGCGATCCGGTGGAGATTCTCATCCCCAAAGATATTACTGACCCGCTCAGTCTCAATACTTGCACTGATGAGGGCCATGTAGTTCTTGCTTCGCCACTCAAGACTGGTCGGAAGCGGCATAGACACCGGGGACagcaccaccagcagcagcaggcaGCCGGAGGGAGTGAGAGCCACCCCGTACCGGCCACAGCCCCTCTCACCCCCTCACTCCACGGGGAGGGCGCCTCACAGCAGCCGCGGCACAGGGGCCAGAACCGGGATGCCCCCCAACCCTATGAACTCAACACAGCCATCAACTGCAGGGATGAAGTGGTGTCTCCCCTTCCATCTGCTCTGCAGGGTCCCTCAGGCTCCCTATCAGCCCCTCCAGCTGCCTCAGTTATCTCTGCACCCCCATCTTCCTCCTCCCGACATCGCAAACGTCGCAGGACTTCCAGCAAGTCGGAGGCAGGGGCTAGGGGTGGAGGCCAGGGTTCCAAGGAAAAGGGCCGAGGGAGCTGGGGaggccgccaccaccaccaccatccactGCCTGCAGCAGGCTTCAAAAAGCAACAGCGCAAGTTCCAGTATGGGAATTATTGCAAATACTATGGGTACCGCAATCCTTCCTGTGAGGATGGGCGCCTTCGGGTGTTGAAGCCTGAGTGGTTTCGGGGCCGGGACGTCCTAGATCTGGGCTGCAATGTGGGCCATCTGACGCTGAGCATTGCCTGCAAGTGGGGCCCGTCCCGCATGGTGGGCCTGGATATCGATTCCCGGCTCATCCATTCTGCCCGCCAAAACATCCGACACTACCTTTCCGAGGAGCTGCGTCTCCCACCCCAGACTTTGGAAGGGGACCCGGGGGCAGAGGGTGAGGAAGGGACCACCACCGTTCGAAAGAGGAGCTGCTTCCCAGCCTCGCTGACTGCCAGCCGGGGTCCCATCGCTGCCCCCCAAGTGCCCTTGGATGGAGCGGACACATCAGTCTTCCCCAACAATGTTGTCTTCGTCACG GGTAATTATGTGCTGGATAGAGATGACCTGGTGGAGGCCCAAACACCTGAGTATGATGTGgtgctctgcctcagcctcaccaagtGGGTGCATCTGAACTGGGGAGACGAGGGCCTGAAGCGCATGTTTCGCCGGATCTACCGGCACCTACGCCCTGGGGGCATCCTGGTCCTAGAGCCCCAACCCTGGTCATCATATGGCAAGAGAAAGACTCTTACG GAAACAATCTACAAGAACTACTACCGAATCCAACTGAAGCCAGAGCAGTTCACTTCCTACCTGACATCCCCAGACGTGGGCTTCTCCAGCTATGAGCTTGTGGCCACACCCCACAACACCTCTAAAG GCTTCCAGCGTCCTGTGTACCTGTTCCACAAGGCTCGATCCCCCAGCCACTAA
- the PPP1R35 gene encoding protein phosphatase 1 regulatory subunit 35 isoform X1, whose product MMGCGESELESADGEEAAAVPGPPPEPQVPELRAPVPEPGLDLSLSPRPDSPQPRHGSPGRRKGRAERRGAARQRRQVRFRLTPPSPVRSEPQPAVPQELEMPVLQSSLALGLELRAAAESHFDAAKAVEEQLRKSFQIRCGLEESVSEGLNVPRSKRLFRDLVSLQVPEEQVLNAALREKLALLPPQARAPHPKEPPGPGPDMTILCDPETLFYESPHLTLDGLPPLRLQLRPRPSEDTFLMHRTLRRWEA is encoded by the exons ATGATGGGTTGTGGGGAGTCAGAGCTGGAGTCGGCGGACGGGGAAGAAGCCGCGGCGGTCCCGGGGCCACCCCCGGAGCCCCAAGTCCCGGAACTCCGAGCCCCAGTGCCCGAGCCCGGCCTGGACTTGAGCCTGAGCCCGCGGCCCGACAGCCCTCAGCCGCGGCACGGCAGTCCCGGGCGGCGGAAGGGGCGGGCGGAGCGGCGGGGCGCGGCTCGGCAGCGGCGGCAG GTCCGCTTCCGCCTGACACCGCCCTCCCCGGTGCGGTCCGAGCCGCAGCCTGCGGTGCCGCAGGAGCTGGAGATGCCCGTGCTGCAGAGTAGCCTGGCCTTGGGCCTGGAGCTGCGGGCCGCAGCCGAGAGCCACTTTGATGCTGCGAAGGCCGTGGAGGAACAGCTGAGAAAGTCGTTCCAGATCCGCTGCGGCCTGGAGGAGAGCGTGTCCGAGG GGCTGAACGTGCCGCGCTCCAAGCGGCTCTTCCGGGACCTGGTGAGCCTGCAGGTGCCGGAGGAACAGGTTCTGAACGCCGCGCTCAGGGAGAAATTGGCTCTCCTGCCGCCACAGGCTCGAGCCCCGCACCCAAAG gagCCACCTGGGCCGGGGCCAGACATGACCATCTTGTGTGACCCAGAAACACTATTTTACGAATCTCCACACCTGACCCTGGACGGTCTGCCCCCTCTCCGACTTCAACTCCGGCCCCGCCCTTCAGAGGACACCTTCCTCATGCACCGGACACTGAGGCGATGGGAAGCGTAG